A part of Helicobacter fennelliae genomic DNA contains:
- the polA gene encoding DNA polymerase I: MQQLTIIDTFGFFFRSFYALPPLQNSQGFPTGLLMGFANLIMKLHSENTHDFIAFALEGDGINTRKITYPLYKANRVEIPQDMILQLPIAIEWIDKMGLASIKFDGYEADDAIASLVMKAEKMGIKSRIISHDKDLYQLINDNIFLYDPIKNIEIHEQECFDKFGVFPKNFIDYQSLVGDSSDNVPGIKGIGSKTASKLIGHFGSLDAIYQNLDDISNVVSAKISNLIKLHKEDAYLSKELVTLKKDLPLDFDLKKFAMPMQNPLKNIIDEMDKYEFIKIIQRLTKKPMNVKYEVQKNAQKSIGGLRVQAPSASFSFESKMIDNFADFEKILSTAPKDALIAYDCETTSLNTFEAQIVGFSFCIDGKVGYYVPVGHKYLGVGTQFTQEEAKKAIALIFEHSIIGHNLKYDLAIANRLGIMPQKEIYDSMILAWLCDSVSKIGLDEQMKKWFKYTMIKFVELVDKNQDFSSVNLDIATQYAAEDAVATMALFYRLKDHLIQKGLGHIFDLAKRLEFPFIYVLLEMERNGIAIDIEHFEVLSRRFSKELLGLEKQIFELSGSVFNLNSPKQLGNVLFETLGLKAQRQIKGGYSTDEKTLLALMDAHPIICKIMEYREIAKLKNTYVEPILKLNRNHRIHSLFLQTGTATGRLSSKSPNIQNIPVRTEQGREIRQGFVASRDDSTLLSIDYSQIELRLLAHFSLDPVLLSAFANNLDIHLQTAKLVFGEECAKEKRDVAKSINFGLIYGMGAQKLAQTLKISFKEAREYIQNYFESFPTVKNFLKQKEEEILNNGYSQTLLGHRRYFDFSRATDFMRANYLREGINSIFQGSAADLIKLAMLKIHQEFKGTAIKMLLQVHDELIFELPKHNVQENAKRISEIMNGIYTLKVPLQSNIAIGRTWADLK; the protein is encoded by the coding sequence ATGCAACAACTTACCATAATCGATACTTTTGGCTTTTTTTTTCGTAGCTTTTATGCGCTTCCGCCGTTGCAAAATTCTCAAGGCTTTCCTACTGGGCTTTTGATGGGGTTTGCAAATTTAATTATGAAGCTTCATTCTGAAAATACTCACGATTTTATTGCTTTTGCGCTCGAAGGAGATGGAATCAATACGCGCAAAATCACTTATCCGCTTTATAAAGCCAATCGCGTTGAGATTCCGCAAGATATGATTTTGCAATTACCAATCGCAATCGAATGGATCGACAAAATGGGACTTGCAAGCATTAAATTTGACGGATATGAAGCAGATGATGCGATCGCTTCTTTGGTGATGAAGGCTGAAAAAATGGGAATCAAATCGCGAATCATTAGCCATGATAAAGATTTGTATCAGCTCATTAATGACAATATTTTTTTGTATGATCCGATCAAAAATATCGAGATTCACGAGCAGGAATGTTTTGATAAATTTGGGGTTTTTCCAAAAAATTTCATTGATTATCAAAGCTTGGTTGGAGATTCTAGCGATAATGTGCCCGGGATTAAGGGGATTGGGAGTAAGACCGCCTCAAAGCTTATCGGGCATTTTGGTAGCTTAGATGCGATATATCAGAATCTAGATGATATAAGCAATGTCGTAAGCGCAAAAATCTCTAATCTCATCAAACTTCACAAAGAAGATGCGTATCTAAGCAAAGAGCTTGTAACGCTCAAAAAAGATTTGCCGCTTGATTTTGATCTCAAAAAATTTGCTATGCCAATGCAAAATCCACTCAAAAATATCATTGATGAAATGGATAAATATGAATTTATAAAAATTATACAGCGACTTACCAAAAAACCTATGAATGTCAAATATGAAGTCCAAAAAAACGCACAAAAATCAATCGGTGGCTTACGAGTGCAAGCCCCTAGCGCGAGTTTTAGCTTTGAGTCAAAAATGATTGATAATTTTGCAGACTTTGAAAAAATCCTCTCCACAGCTCCAAAAGACGCACTTATCGCTTATGATTGCGAAACGACAAGCTTAAATACTTTTGAAGCGCAAATTGTTGGCTTTAGCTTTTGTATTGATGGCAAAGTTGGCTATTATGTGCCTGTTGGGCATAAATATTTGGGCGTTGGCACGCAATTCACACAAGAAGAAGCCAAAAAAGCGATCGCTCTTATTTTTGAGCATTCAATCATCGGGCATAATCTCAAATATGATCTTGCAATCGCAAACAGACTTGGTATCATGCCACAAAAAGAGATTTATGATTCTATGATTTTGGCGTGGCTGTGCGATAGCGTGAGTAAAATCGGGCTTGATGAGCAGATGAAAAAATGGTTTAAATACACGATGATAAAGTTTGTCGAACTTGTCGATAAAAATCAAGACTTCTCAAGTGTAAATCTTGACATCGCCACGCAATATGCCGCAGAAGATGCAGTCGCGACAATGGCGTTGTTTTATCGCCTCAAAGACCACCTTATACAAAAGGGTTTGGGGCATATTTTTGATTTGGCAAAAAGGCTAGAATTTCCATTTATTTATGTGTTACTTGAAATGGAACGCAATGGTATTGCGATTGATATAGAACATTTTGAAGTGCTTTCAAGGCGATTTTCAAAAGAGCTTTTGGGATTAGAAAAGCAGATTTTTGAATTATCAGGAAGCGTGTTTAATCTTAATTCACCAAAACAGCTTGGCAATGTGCTTTTTGAGACTTTAGGACTCAAAGCCCAACGTCAAATCAAAGGCGGATACAGCACAGATGAAAAAACGCTCCTTGCGCTTATGGACGCGCACCCTATCATTTGTAAGATTATGGAATACCGAGAAATCGCCAAGCTTAAAAACACCTATGTTGAGCCTATATTAAAGCTTAATAGAAATCACAGAATCCACTCTTTATTTCTCCAAACAGGCACAGCCACAGGGCGATTAAGCTCCAAATCGCCAAATATCCAAAACATTCCCGTTCGCACAGAGCAAGGGCGCGAGATTCGTCAAGGATTTGTAGCAAGCAGAGATGATAGCACGCTTTTATCGATTGATTATTCGCAAATTGAGTTGCGACTTTTGGCGCATTTTTCGCTTGATCCGGTGCTGCTTTCTGCGTTTGCCAATAATCTTGATATCCATCTCCAAACAGCAAAGCTTGTATTTGGTGAGGAATGCGCGAAAGAAAAGCGAGATGTCGCAAAGAGTATAAATTTTGGGCTTATTTATGGAATGGGCGCGCAAAAACTCGCACAGACCCTAAAAATCTCATTTAAAGAAGCCAGAGAGTATATACAAAATTATTTTGAGTCATTTCCAACGGTAAAAAACTTTCTCAAGCAAAAAGAAGAAGAAATCCTTAACAATGGCTATTCTCAAACACTTTTGGGGCATAGGCGGTATTTTGATTTTTCAAGGGCTACGGATTTTATGCGAGCAAATTATTTGCGTGAGGGGATTAATTCTATTTTTCAAGGCAGTGCGGCGGATTTGATTAAGCTTGCGATGCTAAAAATCCACCAAGAATTTAAGGGCACTGCTATCAAAATGCTTTTGCAAGTGCATGATGAGCTGATTTTTGAGCTTCCTAAGCACAACGTACAAGAGAATGCCAAAAGGATTTCAGAGATTATGAATGGAATCTATACGCTCAAAGTGCCACTGCAATCAAATATCGCAATAGGCAGAACTTGGGCGGATCTCAAATGA
- a CDS encoding outer membrane family protein, whose translation MKTMRFAFLLGISTSMALAQVDSRDVDSKDITQELDSQERNLNERESSAKQKFALEAGVEIYNKFGLNGRGASPTDSYGYVLGQINGIYSYKGLEIKLGGAGAGLTYDSTRYGYGAGGFASTSGGFVNEAYNYIGYWTGYDAKSPSSSNNTHNYFIHNANISYKGEHFSIIGGRFYENDENYYNAYAEGIKLKANSQNLYAQISGISSGALVGDGFFWDYTRAYTPNGLLSANFGYKNDHFDLSAFYYYGISEYSAPGINASATFGNPSKIASNTRLNVIFPIYDSFTQIGVLLTPLADKKPDFTSSILIREDIDFLDHYGVSLALYKNIGFANARIGLFGSPLGVNIWDNSVQVLGASLNAIAAPDALTTMIFTRAHYENLAPFVTALEFNLDGRYTTAPSSDEYSLKFSTIWSVTQKIDVLFIANYYTSVVKNIAWSRVSDSAFSGTTTIDRSYLMTKINFKI comes from the coding sequence ATGAAGACTATGCGATTTGCTTTTTTGCTTGGTATCAGCACGAGTATGGCGTTAGCACAAGTGGATTCTAGAGATGTGGATTCTAAAGACATCACTCAAGAGTTAGATTCTCAAGAAAGAAACCTTAATGAACGAGAATCTAGTGCAAAACAAAAATTTGCACTTGAAGCTGGCGTTGAGATATATAATAAATTTGGTCTTAACGGAAGGGGCGCGAGTCCAACAGATAGCTATGGCTATGTTTTGGGGCAAATAAATGGCATATATTCTTACAAAGGATTAGAAATCAAACTAGGTGGAGCGGGTGCTGGGCTCACTTATGATTCTACTCGTTATGGATATGGTGCTGGCGGATTTGCAAGCACAAGCGGTGGCTTTGTCAATGAAGCATACAACTACATCGGTTATTGGACAGGATATGACGCCAAAAGTCCGTCCTCATCAAATAATACGCACAATTACTTTATACACAATGCAAATATCTCATATAAAGGAGAGCATTTTTCTATCATCGGTGGTAGATTCTATGAAAATGACGAAAACTATTACAACGCGTATGCTGAAGGGATAAAGCTCAAAGCCAATTCACAGAATCTTTACGCACAAATCTCTGGAATCAGTAGCGGGGCATTGGTTGGCGATGGATTCTTTTGGGATTACACAAGAGCTTATACGCCAAATGGCTTATTATCCGCAAATTTCGGCTACAAAAACGATCATTTTGATTTGAGCGCATTTTATTATTATGGGATTAGCGAATACAGCGCACCCGGGATCAATGCCTCTGCAACATTTGGCAATCCTTCAAAAATCGCTTCAAACACAAGGCTTAATGTCATCTTTCCAATTTATGATAGCTTCACCCAAATTGGCGTGCTGCTTACCCCACTCGCTGACAAAAAGCCAGATTTTACTTCAAGCATTTTGATACGAGAAGATATTGACTTTTTGGATCATTATGGCGTCTCTTTGGCATTATACAAAAACATCGGATTTGCCAATGCGAGAATCGGGCTTTTTGGCTCGCCACTAGGTGTGAATATTTGGGATAATTCCGTTCAAGTCCTCGGTGCTTCGCTAAATGCTATCGCGGCACCCGATGCGCTGACAACGATGATTTTCACAAGAGCACATTATGAGAATCTTGCTCCATTTGTAACTGCTTTGGAGTTTAATCTTGATGGGCGATACACGACAGCCCCAAGCAGCGATGAATACTCACTTAAATTTAGCACGATATGGAGCGTTACCCAAAAAATCGATGTGCTCTTTATTGCTAATTATTACACAAGTGTGGTTAAAAATATCGCATGGAGCAGGGTGTCTGATTCTGCATTTAGTGGGACAACCACGATTGATAGAAGTTATCTGATGACAAAGATTAATTTTAAAATTTAG
- the carA gene encoding glutamine-hydrolyzing carbamoyl-phosphate synthase small subunit yields the protein MQDVSLYFANGLFCKAKAFSGNGTSIGEVVFNTSLTGYQEIITDPSYTGQFIAFTMPEIGIVGVNTKDTESRSIFCRGVIVRHYHDMPSNFRSEQSLKQLLDSHNILGICEIDTRTLTKIIRTQGAMMMIASTQIHDKNELASLLRNATPIESENHIDYVSTKTAYTHKNGIFDFAIMDYQIPPTQHKIIAIDFGIKRSILNELVNVGLEVEVMPYEFSANDIISRYKQGEIQGVFLSNGPGDPKFLKAQIAQIKLLIEAKIPIFGICLGHQLLAIANGYETYKLKFGHHGGNHPVKNISTDSIEITAQNHIYSVPEEIEAIATITHRNLFDSTIEGVAYKNAPVFSIQHHPEASPGPRESTLIFQEFAKLIKSTI from the coding sequence ATGCAAGATGTATCGCTCTATTTTGCCAATGGTTTGTTTTGCAAGGCAAAGGCATTTAGTGGAAATGGAACGAGTATCGGCGAGGTTGTATTTAATACCTCTCTTACAGGCTATCAAGAAATCATCACTGATCCGAGCTATACTGGGCAGTTTATCGCTTTTACTATGCCAGAGATTGGCATTGTTGGGGTGAATACAAAAGATACTGAAAGCAGAAGTATTTTTTGTCGCGGGGTGATTGTGCGACATTATCATGATATGCCATCAAACTTTCGCTCTGAGCAGTCTTTAAAGCAGCTTTTAGATTCTCATAATATCTTGGGGATTTGTGAGATTGATACGCGGACACTTACAAAAATAATCCGCACGCAAGGTGCGATGATGATGATAGCCTCTACTCAAATACACGATAAAAACGAGCTTGCGTCTTTATTACGCAATGCTACACCCATAGAATCTGAAAATCACATCGATTATGTCTCCACAAAAACAGCCTATACTCACAAAAATGGGATTTTTGATTTTGCGATTATGGATTATCAGATTCCACCCACACAGCACAAAATCATCGCTATTGATTTTGGGATCAAAAGAAGTATTTTAAACGAGCTTGTTAATGTTGGATTGGAAGTAGAGGTTATGCCTTATGAGTTTAGCGCAAATGATATTATCTCGCGTTACAAACAAGGCGAGATTCAAGGGGTATTTTTGTCAAATGGTCCGGGTGATCCAAAGTTTCTCAAAGCTCAAATCGCGCAAATTAAACTCTTGATTGAAGCTAAGATTCCGATATTTGGAATCTGCCTTGGGCATCAGCTTTTGGCAATCGCAAATGGCTATGAGACATATAAGCTGAAATTTGGACATCATGGTGGCAATCACCCTGTAAAAAATATCTCCACAGATTCCATAGAAATTACAGCCCAAAACCACATCTATTCTGTGCCTGAAGAGATTGAAGCAATCGCTACAATCACTCATAGAAATTTGTTTGATTCTACGATTGAGGGTGTAGCGTATAAAAACGCGCCAGTGTTTTCAATCCAACATCACCCAGAAGCAAGCCCGGGACCACGAGAATCTACTCTAATTTTTCAAGAATTTGCAAAGCTTATCAAAAGCACCATCTAA